The DNA window TAAATATACCATAGATTCATCATTCCTTGTGTTCTATTTTCCATCATTCAATGTGTTGATCATGTAAAATAGATTGGTTTTTGGGGGATGAAGCTGTTGTCTTTGCATTGAATTCATTGTTCAAATGTTGGAATTGTATGTAATTCATTCTTTCTTTATCCCATCAAATTTATTTAGCCAATTACACAACCAGAGGGTGAGTTTGTTCGCACCATTAAGGTTGAGTTTGGTTCTTGACAGCTTCATGAATGCATCCTAGACAGAGAAGCCTAAATCAATAGCAAACTCAATCTCTACAGATACAGAAAAGCATCAACTGACTAACAAGTTTGCACCACCAATCGAAATGGAGACCTACAAGAAAAAGCTTTTGGGTCCATCGATACTAAAATCGAATAGCGACTTGTTCTGGTGGCTTCTCAATAAGCCAAGCCTAGAAACGAAGACAAAGTTCACTCTTACTTAGGCATTTATCGAACACGTTGCAGGCATATGCAAATTTAGAACTCTCAAGACACATCGGAGTGCCATTACATATAAGATCGTACCATTTAATAGAAGCAGCGAAGAAGAGTTTACCTCAGGATGCGGAGACACGCAGTCGTATGCATTATATGAATCCGCATCGTCATTAGTCATTACTCGGGCGCCGCTCTTGATCAATGATTTGTGCATGCCGACCTTTGTTGATCGAGTTGTCACATCACATCGACCCCAAGTGATGTTTCAGATTATACCCATTTGGATTTTCGTACTCTTTCATGCGATTGGTCGACAATTACAATATTCTACAGCCTCGAAACACCATGACTTGATTCGTTGCTTCGATTGGTTCCCTAAAACTTTTACAGTGAGTGAAAATATGAAATCTTCTCAGCATTTGACCTCTGTATCATTTATGAAGAAGACGGTAGGGGATGCACCTGTCATACAATCCAAAGCAGGGGTATTAAGAAAAAGATGCCTTTTTATGGTTTGAATTGGCAGAAGAATCAGGGCATGTGGCAGATACGTGTCAAGAAACTGAAACAGATTGCCATGTTTTAATAGAGTCCATGGCAGTTACGGTATTAGTAGTCCCACATACTactgctcttcttcttcatctctcttATTGTTTCCTCCGCTTCAACAGCCACATGCATGCACTTCGCTTGGCTTTCCTTTCTTCAATTCCACAATGAGATCACACTCACACTCAGGTACTCAATTTTCTTGTCTTCAATGTCTGATTTCATGGTCTGCACTTAATTTTAAGTTGGTGATGATTTACATTTGTagatttcaacaaaaaaaattccctACTTTTATGTTGAGATGGTTTTGATTCATACACAAATTTCATGATTCACTTTTCACTGTTCAAGCTATAGAGTAATTAGTTTTACATGCCGCTAAGGTGATAAGTTGGAGTGAGGTAGAAATATTTTATGATCTGGTGGGTTTTCTGTTACTTTGAAAGAGGGATTAAGAATCTCATTTTTATCGGTATGAGTTTCGGTTCAATCTTACATGTAGTTTAACGGCTCAAAATTTATACCCAATTATCTGTCCAAAGGACATGTTGAACTGATCCTGATCACCCACTTCTGAGCACACACTGTCAGCTTAGACACAATTAATACTGAATATTATGACTTGTCGCTGTTTCTTGTGCAGAGACCTGATTCCTGCTCTCAATTATGCTACGCAATGGCACTTGTTGAATCAGAAAGCATGGGCTACGTTGACACATTAAACCAGAATCCCAATCACAACAGCCATTACAAGACGAGTCCATGAGGCTGATCCAAACAATGTAGCTTCATTTAACAAGCAGAGTTCAATCTTGTCGCTCACCCTCGATGAAATCCAGCTCAAGAGTGGGAAGAGTTTCGGGTCCATGAACATGGACGAGTTCCTAGCCAATTTGTGGAGTGTCGATGAGAATCAACTTCCCCCGCAGCCTATGTTACAAAACGAAACCAACCAACTATACCAATGGCATTGCGAATCAAGCAACTCTGCAGCGGCAAGCTTCTTTATCGGTCCCTGCCACTCTTTGCAAGAAAACTGTTGATGAAGTGTGGTTTGAGATCCAAAAGGAGCACAATCCTAACAATGTGTGTCGTGTTCGTGGACCTCCTCAGCGCACACAGACCTTGGGAGAGATGACATTGGAAGAGTTTCTAGTACAAGCAGGGATCGTTCAAGGCGCTCCGATGTCTTCTCAGCAACGAATGGTAACAGCTATTCAAAGCAATAACAATGGCAACACTACTGCTTGTTTGGATGCAAACTTCCAAATGGGGCATGTGTTGGGGATAGGCTTCTCGGCTCACCCAAGCCTTAATGGTTTTGCGACGTACCAAACGTTCTCACAAACAAAATGTTAGGAGGAGAATCATCCAGCAATGGTACTGCAAATGAAAATTGCCATCATAATTTGATGGACTCCAACGGGcagaagaacaaaaagaagGATAATTGATGGTCCTCCGGAGATTGTAGTGGAGCGAAGACAACGCAGGATGATAAAAACCGCGAGTCTGCTGCCAGGTCTCGCGCTAGAAAGCAGGTCTTGTACTTGTTCCTATTGATATCTCTAGGATAATTAGATTAATTGTCGATCAGATGTTGTTTCCTTGTATTGCAGGCTTACACAGTAGAATTGGAGCTGGAGTTGAATCTACTTAAAGAAGAGAATGCTAAGCTGAAACAAATTGTGGTAACAAATATTACTTCTGTCAATAACCCTCTATACTGCAAATGCTAATGTAAGTGTTCTTACTTTTGACGTGGAATAGGAGGAAATTGAGCAGAAAAGGAAGCAAGAGGTTATGAATAAGAAGAAAACAACGATGGCGCAAAAGAAAGCTTACAAGTTGAGGACAATGAGAAGGACATTGAGCTTATCTTGGTGAATGCGATCGAGCATGAGAGATCAGTTTAAACATCTTCTTCAGTAGATAGTAAAGAGTGATATATATATCCTAGCATAGTAATATACTACAGTGTCAATTTGTCATCGACATTGTGTATAAATAAGTAGGTGTATCTGCATGTAATATATGTGTGTCACCATGCATTATATGTAAATTAATTTTACTTATAATACCACTTCAAGAGAAAATTATGTGATTTTCTCCCATAATTGGTGTTGGAATTATTTAGATTTTAGCATTTTAAGCTACAAGAATCACTTAGTAGTGATAGCCAAGTTAATTATATTTCCAAACTTAAAACGTATGATGTCGGAGGTAAAGAGCGTGTTGAAGCGAGTGGTttctgatttaaaaaaaaagaaactattgTGAGGTCCAGGTGTGGATTTAATTTTACAATGATAGCTAGCTAAGATGATGAATGTCGGATCTTTTGTCGGAAAATTTTGCTGCAACTATGAATATGAGCCAAAGAAACATTAGAGTagcaaaagacaaaaagaaagcTCGAGAAATTTTAGCCAAGGCACGAGCAAAAAAAAACAGCTATTTGCCATGTCGGTACAAAATTTAGCCAGCGCGCGAGCAAAAAAATTGCTGACGTAGGACAGTATATATAGTTATGCACTTAGAAttcatatatacacgcacagaCGATTTCTCTCCCGCTTAGATTGGTCTTCTCCTTCTCTATAATACGAGAACTGGTGGTTCGATCGGCTCTTGGCCTCGTTCAATTGCGGGTAATTTCCTTTACTAGCTCTGTAATTCGActtaatttgtttcaatttcgcGTAATTTAAGTTGTAGTGAGTTCTGCGTCGGCTAGGGTTTATTATTTCTCGATTCTCTTCGGGAATTGATGCAACGGGAAATATTTAATCAGCAGAATTCAAGTGAATCGCCTACTAAAGAAACTTCTGCCTCAGGTATTTATGTTGACTATGCCCTAATTTTGGGTTCTCGGATATACGAGAGAGAGGGAAACGggaaattatttgaaaatttgaaacttcATTCTTGCCTTCTGGTTTTTGCAGCTTCCCTAAGGAGACTGAGAGGCCAAATGTTTAGTCCCGGTAATAATTTAAGCCGGGGAAGCTCGATGCCGTTGTCGGATATACCGCCGTTGCCCCAGTTCTTACGTTTGGAACCAATTACATCAACTAATCAGAAATATACCCGTTCTGGCGAGCTGAGGAGGGTTTTGGGAGTTCCTCATGGAACTACATCTGAGGACCATTCttttggagttgctcagctTAAACCTCCGCCTCCAGTGGCAACTGAGGAGTTAAAGCACTTTAAAGAAAGCATACAAGATGCTTCGAGACAGGCCAGGTATTTTTGTTCCTATTGTAATTTGCAAGTCATTTATTTCCTCATTATTCTGCACAAAAAATCATTGATGCGAGCTTCACAGTTGAGCTTTGGTGGGAGTGAATTCTTGGTTACTCTCACTGGAAATACCGAAATATACCTGAAGGATGGGTGGCATGATTACTGATTGTTCATGATGCATGACATTGGATATATTCATGCACCAGGGAATGATGCAGTTTGTGATAAGAATGATCAATTTTTTTCGTGttcctcattaaaaaaaaattctttgccttttcttttcaaaacataGAAAGGTCCCTGGTGCATAATTTGAgagatttaaaatttaaaattgactTGTTACTGTCTCCATAGATAGTAGGCATTTTTTATTGAACTGGGGTGTGAAAAGTGATGATTACTCGTCGTAAAATAGAACAATTCAGACATAGATCCAGGAAGTAAGGTTCAGACTGcgcacattttttttaatccttgAAGCATTGTGAGTCATTATTAAAGAGCTGGTGTCTTTATGTCAGGGATCGGGCCAAAATGTTGCGTGAATCTATATTCAAATTGGAGAAGTATAAGGAGGCCTTAAGCACAAGGAAGCGGCAGAGAAGCGATCTTTCATTTGATGAGAGGTTAGTCGGATCAAAGCTAGCAAATGTGGGGAAACCAGAATCAAAGAAGCTTTCATGACCTTACTCCTCAAAGATTGGAGGACAAAGCAAGGAATATTGGGCTAAACAAACGTGTTCGTACACCAGTAATAGATGTGTGGTtcgtatttaaattttttacgCGGATCAGTTTTCTTCTTTAAAAATTTTTAACTCATGTTTCTTACGGTACTTTATTGAGAAGTGACGTTCCATGATTTCCTTTTCTCATTTTATCTACTATAAGGGGCAATTGTAGTTTACTCCATTTTCAATATATTGTTGTCATGTTTGATGTTGTAATAACAGCCTGTTTGCAGAGGTAGGGTAAGGATATGCTCATTAGTGCTTCCTCAACCCCGCAATTGTGGGAGCCTTACACGTAGGCGGCTATACATAGAAACCTGTTTTAACAGGAATATAATACGTGCCTGTCATTTCTATAGGTGCATGTGTATACTAGAGGTGCTGAAAACAAAGAGGCATCTGTACGAGCCCCCTCTAGTTTGTGGACCAGATTTTGACTGAAAAACTATTAGGAGGCTTTGGTTTTTCATTTTCCCCAAGTCGTTTTGCTCCATTATTTCTTGTTAATGATGCATTATGCCTTCATTTGTTCTCTTAAATTGAGTATGATGAAGTGTTTATGGTTACACTCTAAAGGTTTTAGATACTTTTCCGTGACATTTATTTGTGAAACTAAATATTCTAAtgttatatatttgtttatttaaatGCTAGCAGACAGACAGTAGGTCCATTGCTACCTTGCGGCAGCAAGCAGTTACAGAAAGAAGCAGTGATGCACTCCAAGATGTTGGCAATGGCTCTGTTCGACTTGAAGAAAAGATCCGCAAACTGCCTGCTGGAAGTGAAGTATGGGATgctaaaatgaagaagaaacggTCTGTTGCAGTGGTACCTAATAGAGCTTTGAATGCTGACCGAGATATTAAACGAGCTACAGATCCTAAGCTGAGTGCTGACTCTAAACTGCGATCTTGTGATATGCAAGGTTTCAGGTATTTTATGAATGCTTACTGGATTTCCTTTTGCGTCCCTGTTTTGTGATTTTATTAATTGCTGAAGGTCTTTGGCATTCTATTGTTGGTCAAAGTTACTGCCATAGTACTTCTGTCCAAGCATGATTTGTGACATTTGTTATTGCATTCTTTTGGCTCAGTTAATCTTGGGATGCCtctttcacttttttatttttactcctGCTCCACTAGCAGCTGTACAGTGGGGTGTGCCACTCCTCTTCCCTAACCACCTACTCAGGGTAAAGATGGAATTGGATGTTTGGAGTGACTTGGCGTCACTCCGTCAGCCAGGCTAGCTGGCGGCTTCTTGGGCTGCTGGTTAAAATTGATTTAGATTAACTCTAAATTATTGTCAGCAAGAGGGATATGTTTCCActttcctccctttttttctttttctttttttattttaatgggCTTTTTATATGTTACAGATTAAAATCTTCTCAGGGAGTTAGTGGATTAAACAAATCGGATGGTGCTTTTGAGACTGCTAGTACAGATTCTGGTATATTGCCCAAGATTGAAATTGAAAGTGTCCCTGCTCGCAAGGACCATTCTGCTATGTTAGAGAAGAGGGTAGTGGCAAAAGCAAGCAATAAGTATGTTTTTCTTCTAGTCTGCTCATTATCATTCTTAGATTATTTTGTAGAGGATAAATTCATAATGCTATGCAAAAGTCAAATTTATATCATCTATATAATATATCATTTCGTGGTTATGATGACTTGATTGATTTGATATTGGTTGCTTATCTCAGGCCAAATAGCTATGAGATCAATTCAGCAAGCAGTCCTAATTCAGTTGTGAAAGGGAAGATTTCTAGGGCACCTCGAACTAGCTCCATCATGTCGCTAGACTCGTCTATGAAAATTCAACCATCATCTGGAGGTTTTCAAGGTCTAAAACTCAATTTAAGTTCTATAGATTCTCAATGTGAGGTATCATAACCAAAGACTGCTAATATCTACAGGTTCGTCTCCACACACCATAGCTCAATGGGGTGGTCAAAGACCGCATAAAAACTCGAGAACAAGGAGATTAAATTTAGTTTCTCCTGTTTCAAGTAATGTTGAATCTCAGTTTCAGGGCTTTCCATCTTCTGAATTTAGTTCTAGAACTTCGCCTGTTGGGATCGGTGGATCACTGCTTGCAAGCACTATGGACAATAATAGCCTAAAGATTAAGGTGGAAATTGAAAATGTCTCGTCTCCATTTGGGCTATCTGAAAGTGAAGAATCAGTAGCTGGAGAAAGCAAAGCAAAGGAGAAAGGAAATGATAGCAGGGAGGTTGCCCTTACCAATACTCAGAAAGTCGGGGCTTATATGTTGTCTGGTAAGAAGAATAAAGTTCCTAATGAAATTGGAGATGGTGTGCGGAGACAAGGGAGAAGTGGAAGAGGTTTGTCCTCGCCATCCATTCAACTTGAGAGGGAGAAATTAGAGAATCTACCAACAACAAATCCCCTTCAGATCATGAGGCCTACATCTGATAAGAGTAAAACGTGTGTATAGCATTTATCCTTCCCCCTTAAGGTTAAACAAGTTTGTCTGCACATATGCTGACCATACTTAATTGGCCAACCATGTACCTTTTTATGTGATCTAGTAAATCAGGtcgtccacccacaaaaaagtTGAAACACCACAAGGCTGTAACTCATGTTGGCCAAAAGCAAGATGGTGGCTCTTTAGATTTTGCAGGTACTATTTATCATATCCATGATACTTTGGCACTCTTATATTGGGATTTTATCATTATCCTCCTTTTCATAGTGATATAACTTTTTCCACATTTCTCTTAGGATTTCACTGTTTTCTCCTTTTTATAGTCATCTAATCTTTTCCCCTGGATCTATTTTTGACTGGTAGAGGCAAATTGTTGTTACAAGTAGCAAAAAATGCGTTATGCATTCCCTTTCTTGGATGTTTTCAAATATTCGCACTAGGTGTTTTGAGTTGAGTTAAATCTGAGATTGGCTGATAATGATTGAACTTAGAGGAATGTTCTGTGTAATTTCTTGACAGCATGTAGTGCATCACTTGCAGGCGAATCTGAAGATGATCGTGAAGATCTATTTGTGGCAGCCAGTTCTGCGCGTAATTTTTGCAGTATGCATCGTGATCTGACTTTTATGATACGTCATTCCTTTTATGttgttttaatttataatagggatacctaaactagcaagcttgtTCCATAGATATTTCTTGTTCTGGTCCTTTCTGGAAGAAAATGGAATCTCTTTTTGCTTCTATCAGCCCAGAGGACATGTCCTACTTGAAACAACAGGTAGTTAATGGATTACctagattttttttaacttcttggagacttttttttttttggatcagCAACGTTTTAACTCTTTCCATTTTCTGATTTGTCATTTGATCAGCTACATTTTGCTGAGCAGCTTGATATGTGTTTGTCTCCGATTTGTGGTGGCGAATTCGACTTTTTGGTACTTTATTCTCATGTCTATCGCATTACTATCAATAACTTTCTCACCCATCTAGGAAAGCAAAATAAAGTTTACTTACAGTCTTTGTTGAGTGAATCTGGAGTTAATTGGATGAATTATACATATGTTCAGGGTGGTGTTGCACAGAAAGAAGTTCCAAATTTTACTGGAGAAAGATCAGTCGGCCTTTACAGTGAAGGATTGGCTAACAAAGGTTCCCTGTGTGGAAGCGTTGATGCAGGAAGGTTTAACAAGGGTACTCCACTTTACCAACTAGTTCTCTCTGCTCTgattgaagaagatgaaagtgaAGAAGTTTATTTCCAAAGTGAAGGGAAGAATGCGGCTTTTCACTATGCCAGTGATGATTCTCATTGTGGTTCATGTAACCAGATAGATATGGAACCCAAAGATAGGGAGAGAGTGGATTATGAAACTGAGTCAAAAGTGGATTTTCAGGCACAGAGGAATTCTCGTTTGGACAGATTTTCTTGTGTTAGGAGTGCTTCATCTAGCACTCTTAGGAACCCAAGCACGTCTAATTCTCTAATTAGCAATGGGAGATGGCTAGGAGACGATGATTATTCGCATTTAGATGTGGGCCATGTAAGCGAAATATGTTCAGATGATGTGGGTCTTCTGCAGCTGAGGGAAGTTAATACTCCTTATCTTTCTTCCTCTGATTGTCAGTATCAGCTGATGAGTCTGGATGACAGGCTTCAACTGGAGTTACAGAGTATTGGATTATGTCCAGAGCCTTTGGTAGGCTTCTTCCTGATGTTGTTTTCTCTAGCAATTGTTATATCAGTTACTTTACTCGTATATTCTTAGCTTCATGTGCTGTGTATCTTTTTCCTTGATGCAGCCTGATCTAGCAGAGGGAGAGGACATGATTGATCAAAATATTATGCAACTCAATGAAGGGCTATACCACCAGGTTACATGAAATGGATTTTTCTGCGTTTTGCAAATCTATGTAGTATTCATCTTATGTGGTTAAGTTTTCTTTTCATAGTCTCATTTTTTCTGGTATCTACCTAGTTATTGctatttttcatttccttttacATCCTATATCCCATCTTTCGTGACAATTTTGATTGATGGATAGGTCGGGATTAAGAAAAAGAATTTGGGGGAAGTAATCAAAGCTAttcagagagaaagagatttAGAAACAAGGTGAGTTCCATAATGATTACGTACGAAGAAAAATGGTCCCATAAGCATTGAGATGAATTACTAATATGTAATCCTTGATATAGTTGCACTTTCTTAAACCAAAAGGGAAAAAGAGTTAGGCTAAGTATTGCGTACGTCATTATGCAGGAACATTCAACAGGTTGCAATGGATCAACTTCTTGAAATGGCATATAGGAGACGAATGGTATTTGTTTTTTCTCCTCATACTAGGCCCTTCTTTGTGTTGGTTGGTATCTAAGGCATTGAATCTAGTGTCGATTAATCTTTAGCTTTACTATCTATCAGTTTTGCATTTCTTCTTCTGTGCTGTTACTTTGTGAGAGTCTGATTCTATTCAGTCTTGAGGAATCCAGAAACATGTTCTGGGGCTAATTGTTCCTTTATTGATGAATGGTTTGTGCTGAGGTGTTTTCATGGATTATAGACTGACTATTAATTTTTGGTATGACCAATTTATACAGGCTTGTCGTGGGAGTAATGCCTCAAGAAATGGAGTCCGTAAGGTTACGAGACAAGTTGCATTGGCTTTTGTCAAGCGTGTTCTTGCAAGATGTAGAAAATTTGAAGATACAAGCATTAGTTGCTTTAGTGAGCCTGGGCTGCACAATGTCATCTCTGCTCCTCTGTGCAACGATGATGCCAAATCTGTTGAGTATGGTTCTGGGACTGCTAGTAACATATGTAATGAAGTTTCTGACCATTATGCTGAAGCCAGACGGCCAGGTAAGTTTAGTTATCCATACACGTATCTTTATTTATAGAAGTGAGTTTCCTATATTGTACGAGGCCGCTTAGTGTTGAAGTTATTTcaagtgtttttgaaagatgcaATTCTCACCGTGGTATTTTGACCAGGTTCTTCAGATGCTTTCCATAGTGTTGAACCCACGTCTGTACAAGCTTCGTCCAAAACATCTGTATTGAACAGGGGGAGGAAGAGAGAAGTGCTGATTGATGATGTTGTTGGCAGTGCATCCTCGAGAGTGGCATCAACTTTTGAAGGCAGTCCTGTAGGTGGTATAAAGGCGAGGAGAAATGAGAGAGATAATTTAAGCAGTTCTGTCTCGGGAGCGGATGGCTCGTCATTGAATGGCTCCAGAAGTGAAAACAGACCGAAGTCAAAGCCCAGACAACAGAGACACAATGTGTCTACTGCTGGAAATAAGCCTGGAGAAGCAGCACAACGTGCTTTGCCATCAACAGGTCGTGTGTCGAGTCAATCAATGGCTAATGCTAGCGATAGAACTGGAGATGGGTCACTATCTTCGTGTAGCATTCCCCAGGATTCATGTAAGGAATCAATGAACCCCATTGATTTTGTAAACCTGGATGGATTAGATTCAGTTGAGGCTTTGGGTTCATGGTTGAACTTCGACGAGGATGGTCTGCAAGACCATGATTCCGTAGGTCTCGAAATCCCTATGGACGACCTATCAGAGTTAAATATGATCATGTGAAGAGATTGGCCAATCGTCCGTTCTGGTGATAATTGAAGAACCATAGCAAATCGGAGTAGACTCTAGTCTATCAGAGGCATGATGCAAATACCAAATTGTAATTATAGTTCAAAATCTGTAACTCGAGCGAAATCATTGAAACTTCCTGTTGGTAGCATGAAAGGTTTCCAGGTCTACCAGAGGGGAGTCTTAGCTGCTTTTATTTACTAGCTCTGTTTTGTAGGTAAAAAAATGTGTGGAAACACGTAAGAGAACGCTAGGCTTGTGTTTTGGGCTGGACTTCAAGATTACGATTTGGGCTGGGCTCAATATGGGCTGCTGGTCTGGATGATGTTGGGCGATATGGCCCACTAACTCCATTGATGTGTGTTTAATGATATGAGCCTCTGCAATTTGTTTAGAATAGGAGAGTCTACCGTTTTAATCAACTAACAATTTGTTTAGCATAAGAGAGTCTACAGTTTGAATCTAATAATTGATTTAAGAGGTGTGTCAAATAAAACTACACTTTAATAACTTTTTTCaatcattatatataatatgaattGTATTAGATTATAGGGACGAAACTCCCAAATTCGTAGCTGAAACGTTGGTCCATGCTAAACAAACATGTTGAACTTTTAGCAAATAATGTTAAATAGTTTTTTTGTGTGGAAAGATTATGAAGCAATGAATATAGAAAATGGTGGGTATGGTTCATGACTCTGATTTGCCTTAATTTGCTACTTATTTCTTTTATGAGGGGATCAGGTGAGCTATAGCAATCATGCTAGTCAACGACAAAACAtgcttatattaaagaaaatcTAATATAAAAGGACGTCTGCATTAAAGGCATCTTAAATTTTATTATAGTAATCGAATGAATAGGGTTACAACAGAAGGCACGCTGATAATGACTCCTATTGCTACTGAAAGGCCATGACGTAATTAATATATCATTAAACAACCATCACTTTAGCCtcctgtgtgtgtgtgtgtatatatatatatatataataataatcgCAACTATGGACCAAAAACCGTTGACCCGAAATACTTATGCACATATTGCACGGCCCAACAAAGGAGGACACTGTATATAGAGGAGGACACCTCCTTatttactctctcaactacctagtatctctctctctaaaagcctttcacttctctcacttaaaATCTCTCACCCTTGACTGACTTGACCATCTGAGCTTGTTCGACAGACATCACACCGGTGTTCAAGTTTGACGATCAATCTTCCTTTGATCTTGCAGGGTTGTCATAGGTCTCGATCAACGATAACAagttgattgtagattttaggaTCTACATATATGCCTTGATATGAATTAAGAAGAGCTATCAACTACcaacttttctctctcttgcttGGTCGCTCTCTCTTGGTTGAGAGAATTAAGAACCGATACTCATTTTCTAATTAACCATTCAGCCATGGATGCAAAGAGACTCAGCGAGTGAACTAGGTTTTGGTATTCCTTCTCGAGCTTCTATTTCTTCCGTTAAAGGAGATTCGAGAAAAGATATTGGAATAGCGTGGGAAAATCTATTGATCATTCATGTAGCAGATGATTTTTGCATttacaagatggcatagtagtAATAATTAAAGATATATCAATAGAAAGAAACACATGAATATAATAAAAaggttctatatatatatatatatatcctctaAATTAATTAAGTAGCCGAGACACATCTCCATATAAAATATTACTGCAGCAGCAGCCCTGGCCTCGATCTGGGTCTGGACATTTTGGGTTCTAGTGAAGATCAGAAGCTTGGGAAGTGATTCTGTGAAGGCCGAACC is part of the Tripterygium wilfordii isolate XIE 37 chromosome 7, ASM1340144v1, whole genome shotgun sequence genome and encodes:
- the LOC120002453 gene encoding uncharacterized protein LOC120002453 — translated: MQREIFNQQNSSESPTKETSASASLRRLRGQMFSPGNNLSRGSSMPLSDIPPLPQFLRLEPITSTNQKYTRSGELRRVLGVPHGTTSEDHSFGVAQLKPPPPVATEELKHFKESIQDASRQARDRAKMLRESIFKLEKYKEALSTRKRQRSDLSFDERLVGSKLAN
- the LOC120002454 gene encoding uncharacterized protein LOC120002454, whose product is MWGNQNQRSFHDLTPQRLEDKARNIGLNKRVRTPVIDTDSRSIATLRQQAVTERSSDALQDVGNGSVRLEEKIRKLPAGSEVWDAKMKKKRSVAVVPNRALNADRDIKRATDPKLSADSKLRSCDMQGFRLKSSQGVSGLNKSDGAFETASTDSGILPKIEIESVPARKDHSAMLEKRVVAKASNKPNSYEINSASSPNSVVKGKISRAPRTSSIMSLDSSMKIQPSSGGFQGSSPHTIAQWGGQRPHKNSRTRRLNLVSPVSSNVESQFQGFPSSEFSSRTSPVGIGGSLLASTMDNNSLKIKVEIENVSSPFGLSESEESVAGESKAKEKGNDSREVALTNTQKVGAYMLSGKKNKVPNEIGDGVRRQGRSGRGLSSPSIQLEREKLENLPTTNPLQIMRPTSDKSKTKSGRPPTKKLKHHKAVTHVGQKQDGGSLDFAACSASLAGESEDDREDLFVAASSARNFCNISCSGPFWKKMESLFASISPEDMSYLKQQLHFAEQLDMCLSPICGGEFDFLGGVAQKEVPNFTGERSVGLYSEGLANKGSLCGSVDAGRFNKGTPLYQLVLSALIEEDESEEVYFQSEGKNAAFHYASDDSHCGSCNQIDMEPKDRERVDYETESKVDFQAQRNSRLDRFSCVRSASSSTLRNPSTSNSLISNGRWLGDDDYSHLDVGHVSEICSDDVGLLQLREVNTPYLSSSDCQYQLMSLDDRLQLELQSIGLCPEPLPDLAEGEDMIDQNIMQLNEGLYHQVGIKKKNLGEVIKAIQRERDLETRNIQQVAMDQLLEMAYRRRMACRGSNASRNGVRKVTRQVALAFVKRVLARCRKFEDTSISCFSEPGLHNVISAPLCNDDAKSVEYGSGTASNICNEVSDHYAEARRPGSSDAFHSVEPTSVQASSKTSVLNRGRKREVLIDDVVGSASSRVASTFEGSPVGGIKARRNERDNLSSSVSGADGSSLNGSRSENRPKSKPRQQRHNVSTAGNKPGEAAQRALPSTGRVSSQSMANASDRTGDGSLSSCSIPQDSCKESMNPIDFVNLDGLDSVEALGSWLNFDEDGLQDHDSVGLEIPMDDLSELNMIM